A stretch of the Vidua chalybeata isolate OUT-0048 chromosome W unlocalized genomic scaffold, bVidCha1 merged haplotype SUPER_W_unloc_5, whole genome shotgun sequence genome encodes the following:
- the LOC128782938 gene encoding uncharacterized protein LOC128782938, which yields MNKLASTTKDLTKIQQPLQSSLSALGTHQWLLSNILPNWEKINVNDSKLIIDALNATQSNVSLALSCIQAQLWMQSVAASIIREGEEGTFPTEIRKIVWDSATDFERDFQSWWNLVNFTYDPNTNTATAFVLTIRNASVHLIFPIIALGLNHDGATFYPSEHREWARQINDKWQTVNLESCTIREQLGFICEGNAIIAQDICLDTEQNICHFDIHPNETSETVLVHTGNGCACFRTTCDTVFIESTVVDTKNHSNFCACNFTKIAGCDFSFVAPVTLHELLESNLTLIHKLLPTPIGMNLTLVKQLLLHQDLIEILGKIKENGQKTLS from the exons atgaataaattggcctCCACGACTAAAGATTTAACCAAAAtacagcagccactgcaatcgtccttatcggccttgggaacacatcagtggttgctatcaaacattctaccaaattgggaaaagataaatgtaaatGATAGCAAATTGAtaattgatgcacttaatgccacacaaagcaacgtttccttagctcttagctgtatccaggctcaattatggatgcagtcagttgctgcctcaattataagagaaggtgaagaaggcacttttcctactgaaattaggaaaatagtctgggacagtgccactgactttgaaagagatttccaatcctggtggaatttagtgaattttacctatgaccctaacacaaacacagccacagcatttgtgTTGACCATAAGAAATGCCTcggtgcatttgatattccctatcattgcactaggattaaatcatgacggagccactttctatccttctgaacatagagaatgggcccgtcaaattaatgacaaatggcaaactgtcaatttagagtcctgtactatccgagaacaactagggtttatctgtgaaggtaatgcaattatagctcaagatatctgtttagacacagaacaaaatatctgtcattttgacattcatcctaacgagacttctgaaacagtccttgtacaTACAGGCAATGGGTGTGCCTGCTTTAGAACcacttgtgatactgtgtttatagaaagtacagtagtagatactaaaaatcattcaaatttttgtgcttgcaactttactaaaattgcaggatgtgatttttcttttgtagctccagttaccttacatgaacttttagaatccaatctcacgttgattcacaagctattgcctactcccattgggatgaaccttactttggtaaagcaactattacttcatcaagatctaatagagatcctaggaaaaatcaaggagaatggacagaaaactctg tcctga